The Rhipicephalus sanguineus isolate Rsan-2018 chromosome 10, BIME_Rsan_1.4, whole genome shotgun sequence genome segment agaatacattttaattcacttccaaagtctgtataaatgctcattctcgcgatcgagacccatcgctagcgcgactgacaccgacgtcactgcgtaggaagcgtaacgaaagttttagtgacgtcacaccacattagagtgacgtgcaatgagcggtgacctacacctccgctgcactgggccagtcaagagagcatcaggccatccgctgcgaactgctcattttttctgagcttattgccgaagtagccaatcttgctcgcgttttgcaaagtgcttcgcgtgaataatttttcattacaacacatagcatacaggtaatcgttggcgacaataaaaccgtttttatgatctttaaaatcatttgaggacttttcagaaccggcctgaacacgaacttttctattactctttcaatgatgtcgatattagtgctgtgaagctcaagtaaaaaaaaaaactgggtcgggaactgacttgtacgcattacagtgaaagagcgtcagcgattacaattacctttaaaaaaaactaacggattaccgagaaaaaactgaaagctaatcgattactcaacaaggtgaggtaccgggctatttggttttgcgtaattgttaaactgtgctaaagttacaggtacatatttttagggaggaggCACATAACGAAAGCAtaaaaagcgcaaactttcaactcgatttgttgaaaaggcatcaagttatatgaacacgagcaaacgggtgcaaaagggagttctttaaatatttttgtcttatttttaaatacttcttttttgcgtcttgtttcctattttattccctcgtgtctttgcgctctctctctctctctctctctctctctctctctctctctctatatatatatatatatatatatatatatatatatatatatatatatatatatatatatatatccttgccatttgtacaagactgggtatcgagcagtattacgcgccgtgcgtaatacgcagtctcagcaccacgtcctatcacgacgaaacgaattttcacgcacgtcgcaaatgttagggcacattcggaaaattttcacagcaaatattgggatgtgtggaacgaaaacgcaaaagtgaaatttgtgaccgagacggaatgtccaacgagacggaatgtccaaccgagactgaatgtccaacgagactgtatgtccaacgagactgaatgtccaaccgagacggaatgtccaacgagactgtatgtccaacgagactgaatgtccaaccgagacggaatgtccaacgagactgaatgtccaaccgagacaaTGTCCAacaagactgaatgtccaactGAGAcgcaatgtccaacgagactgtatgtccaacgagattgaatgtccaaccgagacgcaatgtccaacgagactgaatgtccaaccgagactgaatgtccaacgagactgtatgtccaacgagactgaatgtccaaccgagacggaatgtccaacgagactgtatgtccaacgagactgaatgtccaaccgagacggaatgtccaacgagactgtatgtccaacgagactgaatgtccgagacgcaatgtccaacgagactgaatgcccaaccgagactgaatgttcAACGAGACTATGTCCAACGAGattgaatgtccaaccgagacgcaatgtccaacgagactgaatgtccaaccgagactgaatgtccaacgagactgtatgtccaacgagactgaatgtccaaccgagacggaatgtccaacgagactgtatgtccaacgagactgaatgtccaaccgagacggaatgtccaacgagactgtatgtccaacgagactgaatgtccgagacgcaatgtccaacgagactgaatgcccaaccgagactgaatgttcAACGAGactatgtccaacgagactgaatgtccaaccgagacggaatgtccaacgagacgaaatgtccaacgagactgaatgtccactattggacattcagtctcggtgtacattccgtctcgttggacattcaggccgcaagcgcatTCCAAGACCAAGACCTATTTACTTGCCATCTTTACTCCCGGGaggccagggaccaaaggcagaccGTTGTGTGAAGCACGTCACCGcttgattttcattttttatCCATTCTGGAGCATTGCGGACTCGaccaaaggagggggggggggtttgtgACAATCTGCATACTCCCccaccccctaatggggaaccctacACACGGCTATGTTTCCGCGTATGACAGTCGCTTTGACAATCCTGATCTTAACATTGATTATGATGAAGTTTGTTGACAACTCTTTTTGGGGGGTCCTCTCAAACTCTCAGGTCCTGTGCTTGGGCCAGCGGGACAACTTCATCCTTGGCGTGACCGTGTGCAGCCTGGCGGTCAAGCTGCTCCACGATGCCGACAGCTTAGCCAGCCTCGTCTGGATCGGTAACGAGACGGCGAGCCCACTGCGCGGACAGTACGAGAGCGTCGTCGTGCACGCGGATGTGCGACCGCTCGTCTACACGCTCGTCAAAGTCGAACCTGTCCAATGCGACGACGCGTCCGCCGTCGGCAGCGCTCCCGCGATTGCGGCCGACTTTCACTTCTCCAAGGTAAAGTGCGCTTTCGAAAATGCGTGTTATCGCGTCCCGTTGGAAATTAGCTGAGGGCCACggtattgcttgaaactgcttggggaaaaaacactatatgattatcatgtagtcgaaggagtctccttaacgcatgtaatattgcgtggtagatgCGTAGAATCGCGCCGGGCGTGAAAACGTGCGAATTGTGCGCAAagaggtgttttaaaggcccacccattacaacgcGCTCGGACATATtcaatcatcagctgcaaaagcatcaacaaagtgcacagcagcgtaggatcgcgtgttgccttacgggcgcgatagtgggcgcttcgctgattcgcaaaaggaagaattatggcgttgtgggcactTACTGTACTTGCACTAGGCATTCTGTAacatagttttaaacggccaatgttacgagcacactcgttcgtttccttatggcACGGTTGCACCGCGCACAGaaaccaggctagcaattgagaaggcgatgcgcacggggcctgttaaagctatcgcgttctactcttgaacagtggcgtagccaggggtggcacatcgggcccgttcgccgccccaatttttttttttttttgctatggcatacatgTATGCATGTATTTAGTCTCTgaagagcccaaaatgacacttgaccacatctgcctgcccggccccctcTTTAAATCAACGAggtgccccccccaccccccgaaaagaaaaattctgcctacgcccctgctcttgaaggcaaagttcaagcgtcctccaagtttttcgtaCACCACGgtgcttctcctcctcctcccaggTGACGTGGTCGTTCCTGCTGTCCACCTACGTGCCGTCCACCATGGTGGTTGTCGTCTCCTGGATCGCCTTCTGGGTGGACGCCGGCGCGGCCGCCTCCCGGGTCACGCTGGGCGTCGCCTGCTTGCTCATGCTGGTCGCGCAGGTCGGCCACAACCGCATCGCCAGTCCGCACGCCACCCAGCTGCAGCCTGGCGACGTCTGGTTCTTCGTCAGCGCCGTCGCCGTCTTCTGCAGCCTCCTGGAGTTCGTCCTGGCCCACGGCTCCCATCGCGACAAGGCCAGGGCGCAGGGTGTGGGCGCGGCCGCGTCCGCCGTAGCCGAGCCCCGCTACCGTGTCTACCGCAAGCCGCCCACCATGAACACGCTGACGATCATGTGCGACGCGGCAAGTCAGACGGAGCGCTCGTACCGCGCCTACCGGGCGAACGAGCTGGACGTACTCGCCAGGGTCATCTTCCCCATCGCGTTCATGCTCGTGGCGTCCATATATTTCTTGTGGTACGCGGCATCGTACTAGTGAAAATAGCGTGGCGAACGCATCTTTCTGCGCCATCTTGACACGTGTGCTTTAACACTGCAAAAATATTGTATTTTGTTAAATGTGTTAAAAAACATATTTCATTGAAGGTTCCAACTTTATATACACCGTGGTCGCACTTTGTTTATGAATGTATCCAACAGTTAAAGAAAAGGTAAACACACTTTGAACATCAAATGCAGTgttgttttcctttttgtttgtaGTCTTCCGCTGCTTTGTATTTCCTTTATATTTGACCCGCTCCTAACAAAGATGTACGACGAATTTCAAGCCTTTCTCACCGTGTTTTTCATGGTTCGTGGATCGAACGCGTGCTTTAGATGAGGTTTGATACATGCTTTCGGCGAATCGTCATCGCAGTCTTGTGCTCACTGTTGCTCATTTAGAATTGCGAAACTTTGTGAACGGGGTGTTGTATTTTGTACGAACGGAAAAAATATTGCGAATAAAAGCGCTCTGCTACACAAATAGACCTTAACTAAACGCAGTGCACGTATTCACGTGCATCGTTCCACACTTCAAATGGCCTCGCTTTATTGGGTTTGTTCTTTAAGATGTACTTTACAATAAACTATTTCATCTTGGTTTGTAGCGACCTGCGTTGATATCTTTACTGCGACACCATAGCAGAAATCTATTACGTTCATTTTCTGGTACGTCCTTTCTGacgtcattattattattgttgttgatgATGTTGCAGCCGAATAGCATTGCTGGCTCCGACGGGATTTCGTTTTTCCTGCTGacatagttgtccgccaccgccagCGTCCATAACCGCTACCGCGCGAAATTAGAAAAAATGAGACGAGATGACAATATCCACGATCGCATGGGTGATGAACCCGCGCCGTCTGCGTGCCAGTCGaatactctaccacagagccacgccggtgcttgaaactccattGCAAagggaccctatacaggcgtcatgtggggcaaggaatcgcgttaacatatgtaagtTATCGTgataggagagtaaaataacagcccggcttcacacgatgtgaattgcgcaacgagtgtgtgttttcaagcttcccacccactacaaagtgctcagctacatttcttcatcgtcatcagctacagcatcaacaaactgcacatattaaatgcgatgcatttcttagcgaacctttcgcattttgagcgtttctatctacgtatctatctatctatctagccgcctacgtctgggtgctctcatgatcgcctccttaactttgtgcagaccaaaattggcataggagggtaggaggatttgacgaatatgactgtcgggtcatgacacgaataacgtcaaaatcctgtcgcgtacgtcgtcaaaccctttcccccaaacacgtgtggcacatacccgtttaccacgggccgcggtgtgcgggtatgcgccacaggtgactgacagtttatatctaccgaggaacggcgagaacagacattcgtaatttaaatgcgagatcgttaagaaaaaccgacatcggcagcgttgccaCGACCAATGGCAAGAATAAAAgttaggatgccagcaggaatcgaacccaagcattctgcgtggcaatcaggtattctaccacagagccacgccaggtctataaactggtttagaaaaacagcttATGTAGGCGTAtagtcggtgcaacgtcagttgtggttgtggtgctggctatctaattttataacaaagcaataaacgctacatatgtactcctacgatacaggcgtcatgtcaggttaaagtatgtggttccagtgctggctcggcttttgtagcagtcttaataaagattacatttgcattcctatgattcagcaagctatattcaatcgttgctcgaccccggaggaataggctaatgaatgctacgtatgatattcacattatcacACCGCAGCGTGCACATCGTTTTTATTAAACTGATGTGTGTGCTCGaaagtgagggctgacgttacgacGCATCATAAGtaaaggggctgatatactccagcgtaacgtcgacgcgcgcgcacgctcggcacagtgacgctacactaacaaacgtgcagcactctataggccaacgcgcgatgcgactgacgcgcccaacgtccgtcaacgcgccccggctgcagccgacgcgagatgcgacatgctgcattccacgccggcgacgttatccagactgaactgcgtctgtctctctacgtgaagaagggacgccgagtgcgctcaattgcgcatgcgtcaaggcgacgtagtgcgtcgcgcaagtgggagtattcgcaatgcccacgaactataggtggcgcgccgtgcttttcaagatggcgccaggaggagggtcaacccgtttgttagcataagaaaagataggacgtgcggacgtacggcccgtgccactttcaccggatgaagtcatgagctgcgctgaaatggatatgagactaaaatgctttccgaaatcatggaaagtgctaagtactcgccacctaattatttgctgcggtgtgaaaggttatatttcagctccgttaccgtacataacgatgctttgcgaaatcctgtgcgtgctacataaaactgcatgaactagaattgacgtataagctaaacggcactccgaggtagtacgtaccgagcctgcctgacggatttgccgcagatAGGCTGCCAGCGAGTCCGCTGGCAGCCTatctgctgcacgggaccgcacgtttaacgtggtgatggtttgcaaacataatacgccgtcgggaacgcggagttacgtcttcaacgtaACACAAGCATTTcgcatcccattcagtagcgcttgtgtcagccatgctcagactctagccgtgtgcaattcacttcactcgcgtgttgcaggttcgatcagcacgaccGAAACAtgatatcgaaaagaatgcacacgtatgctttcgcaacgtcgaagaagttagctgAGAGCGAGAGGCAtgcattgtggccgtgactgcacgttctatcgctctaaccatttcgcttcgctggtcgagctcgagcgtgttggcggcatgcggcgctccataatatccacaataattgtaatacatgcaatgcacaagaggaactatgcttttatttcgatctcgctcagggatattatacattaaatacaatcaaagtgacttacgagcgtgaaagaacattaacgcacgggggacgtgaagtgcaactcgctcctcgtgagttagcagctgatcgttcatcgtcgctgtcactctcggtgctttcacagtcttctacgtccagtgaaaatcATCGTCCTCAAGATGGtgtctttcaacatcactgctgaaagcaatctgaagaatttcctccgccgaacaacttcgaccactccgcgtcactaCGTTTACAATTAgggagacgtctgggcgcgaaaaatattttgctctcagaccggtcaacaagcaaatcgcttgcagtgtgctgccacctatcaacaaacgtacaaaaacaagcggcgcagcggtggctatgaaaccaacacactggcgaaggacgacgtggaaagcgttcgctccacgaaaggcgtcgagcagacgcgtcctcgaatgattgaaacgtcgctcgcacgattcgtaacagcgctttgctgacaaaggatagaggccctgttttaatgtatcgccaactcgagatcgctcagttatacaaaagcacatcgcgtgcccgcgcgacctcccgcgtacgttgttatgggattcatgcactacaagaaacactgaccaatgctatatgcaagtaaaacagcgtgggcttcaactgaatatgtcggacgataacatttaactaacctacctggctacagaaagcctcgcgaagctgatagtacgtgtacgctgtgggctagcattgaaagcgcgagttgccacgtattttcacgaaaacttcgcgtctcgcaagaacgaatcagatttatcgtgtcacggagggctcgATTTGTTCAGTGATGCagagaacatgcaaagtcgtagtgttcttttcttgtcaacgcgttaacactgaggctagcacagccgaacaagggagcgactgcgtagtgctgccattttgtcgtctactaaccctcctcgagaggacgctcctgaattccgcttggcggcgcgacagtctatgggcattggatgacagcgatggaaaagaagccggctctgagtaactaccgaaaaggaaaaaacgaaataaggagggaaaggttttatgataattcaaggggaagcgctttactgtttgaagcaaggtcgggctgcctgagaacgcgtagttataaagcgagattcagtaacgaagaagaactatgtacatgctgcgggggaactaaggaaacgatggaacatgtactgattgaatgtggcgatattcacccaggtatacgtgtgggcacgagtctacatgaagccttgggttttagggacaacaatggaaagctgaacacgcccgcgatagaaataagtaagagacggttagagtattggtggcagaaaagtagagataaagtacaaaaataaataattgggggaaaaaaggttattctgcctt includes the following:
- the LOC119372075 gene encoding glutamate-gated chloride channel, yielding MGTGFERGDKVVTTPPKREALRAAPMRGRFHVGFDGWSGRCASRADPRAECLGRASSASRLLLLLLTLLRDCAAFSAEEAALYTQVVGSRYTKSSPPQTADNKTEVFIQLEVTFVGDIRVGELGGFQLHAWVSLLWRDSRVNVELLRQLGHRIMPEFLARSVWRPGVVFEGVGEVTRWDEPDVFVREDDFLLSRQRAVFQVLCLGQRDNFILGVTVCSLAVKLLHDADSLASLVWIGNETASPLRGQYESVVVHADVRPLVYTLVKVEPVQCDDASAVGSAPAIAADFHFSKVTWSFLLSTYVPSTMVVVVSWIAFWVDAGAAASRVTLGVACLLMLVAQVGHNRIASPHATQLQPGDVWFFVSAVAVFCSLLEFVLAHGSHRDKARAQGVGAAASAVAEPRYRVYRKPPTMNTLTIMCDAASQTERSYRAYRANELDVLARVIFPIAFMLVASIYFLWYAASY